AaattttaaggtccagtgtgtaagatttggaCAGATTTTGTGGCATCTCGCAGTGAGGATTACAGATTTCAAAcgtctcctggttagaatttgcTGGGTGTTTCctgctcaggaggtttttactgggagctgaattatccgcagagctCGCTTCAAACAAACGAAACAggtaaaactgttaaaacactgaataaagcagtttaacatCAGAATAATCAGTGTTATTCAGACACTGCTCCATGCCTATCTATTCCATTGCTGCCCGTAAATCcacctaaatcctgcacactggacctttaacatgttaattttttttaactttttccatTTTAGCACAAAAATACTGATAAATACTCACCAAGTGTGAGGGTAATGTTGCATTGTCTTTCGTCATCAGAGTTTTCCACCTTAACGCGGCAGATGTAATTTCCCACATCCCGCTCAGTTACGTTGGttattttcagtgaaatatttcCTTTCTTCATTTCATTGGGGAAGAGAGATGTTCTGCCTTTGTAACTGTCATCCTGATGTTTTAGATCATCCTGCCCTCTTCTGTAGAGGTgcacttcttttttgttgcacatCCACTCCACTCTCTTTATTTTGTCCGCGGCCCTCAGGCTGCACTGCAGAACAACGGTTTCACCTTTTCCAGCTTTAACTGTTTCACATGAGCCTGAGGAGATAACCATTGCATTTAACCTTCCTGTTGTAGCGTCACACAACTCCTTGTTTCTCAGTGTTGAGCAAGACGAGCACAGCTGAGTAACAGCTAATTGTGAAATTAGTTTTGATTATCTTGGTACACAAACTTTTTCTATTGAAATGTGGCGCAAATTTTTTTACCAAACTTCCTGCAAATCAGGAGAAGAAAATACGACATATTGCGCATTTCTGTCTCCTAGGCAACTCTTAAGGTAATATGTAACTGACTATCAGAAATGGTGCCCATTcaccaaaatgaaaattaatagaATAGCAGTGCAGAAGTTAGTGTCCctgcaaaaaaaaggacataaaatgtttgaaaaggcacaaaaaataccacaaaaagacacaaaaaacacacagagaaacaaaatgattaataggAGAGCCAGAACAttcaaaaaagagcaaaaataatgttaggaagacacaaaattgcctcaaagacacaaaatgaccaaaaaacatacaaaagaacctcaaagacacacaaacatctacaaataagacaaactaccccaaaaagacacaaaacaagcagaaagagatgcaaaacattcacccaaaaaaggcacaaaagaaccacacaaagacacaaatgactgcacaaatgacacaaaattacaaatttagaAGAAgtaaatgaccaaaataaacataaaataaacgtaaggacacaaaaatcacaaaatctcataatattacatcaAAGAAATAGAtcgaagagaaaaaaacaactacaaatacGGAAAAAAggataacaaaaaaagactcaaaacaaccacaaggagacacaaaatggcaaacaagagacacagaataagaaagatacaaaataatctcacaaagatgaaaaaaagactctaaatagacaaaaaaaagacgtaatagacaaaaacaacagcaaagagatacaaaataaccacaggaaataacaaaataaaacaaaataaaataaaatctaaattgtatgtaagtgtataaaaaaatgcaaaacgaattaaacacacacacacacataaagccaTGG
The Plectropomus leopardus isolate mb unplaced genomic scaffold, YSFRI_Pleo_2.0 unplaced_scaffold14976, whole genome shotgun sequence DNA segment above includes these coding regions:
- the LOC121964280 gene encoding myelin-oligodendrocyte glycoprotein-like, whose amino-acid sequence is MKPVYGILLILLILLIFLSDAGSCETVKAGKGETVVLQCSLRAADKIKRVEWMCNKKEVHLYRRGQDDLKHQDDSYKGRTSLFPNEMKKGNISLKITNVTERDVGNYICRVKVENSDDERQCNITLTLDENKGKMKHLNSDAKPTPDPKPTPDPKSPDLSKQRQNIDDLIILTCLEFA